A window of Bradyrhizobium sp. AZCC 1610 contains these coding sequences:
- a CDS encoding VOC family protein gives MGVSVGVLDHFNIRTRNLADTVRFYEDVLGLEKGARPNFAFPGAWMYSEGKAVVHLVDISKTEEPQKPDSGVVHHVAFASYGFDGMKRRLEQKGMAYDSRQVPGGDLWQIFVNDPNGVMIELNYEAAEEQGIAAPAERRDDVGAR, from the coding sequence ATGGGCGTCAGTGTTGGCGTGCTCGACCATTTCAACATCCGGACCCGCAACCTTGCCGACACGGTCCGGTTCTATGAAGACGTTCTGGGCCTGGAAAAGGGCGCCCGGCCGAACTTCGCCTTCCCCGGAGCCTGGATGTACAGCGAGGGCAAGGCGGTGGTGCACCTCGTCGATATCTCCAAGACCGAGGAACCGCAGAAGCCCGATTCCGGCGTCGTCCACCATGTCGCGTTTGCGAGCTACGGCTTTGACGGCATGAAGCGGCGGCTGGAACAGAAGGGCATGGCATACGACTCCCGGCAGGTGCCGGGTGGCGACCTCTGGCAGATCTTCGTCAATGATCCCAACGGCGTCATGATCGAGCTGAATTACGAGGCTGCCGAGGAGCAGGGTATCGCGGCGCCGGCCGAGCGGCGGGACGACGTCGGAGCGAGGTAG
- a CDS encoding DUF1289 domain-containing protein, which translates to MSKETPCIAVCMMDPKTKLCFGCGRTLPEIARWHRMETAERLAVMERLAARMAEAGLVQMPPRSERG; encoded by the coding sequence ATGAGCAAAGAAACGCCGTGTATCGCAGTCTGTATGATGGACCCCAAAACCAAACTCTGCTTCGGCTGCGGACGAACGTTGCCGGAGATCGCGCGCTGGCACCGCATGGAGACAGCGGAACGATTGGCCGTGATGGAAAGGCTTGCGGCGCGCATGGCGGAGGCCGGCCTCGTGCAGATGCCGCCGCGCAGCGAGCGCGGCTGA
- a CDS encoding Mrp/NBP35 family ATP-binding protein — translation MSVTQQQVLDSLSRVASPRGVPLTNANVLSAISVTDGKVFFSINVDAAEARAWESVRAQAEAAVRALPGVTAAMIALTAERKPGSPPPAPAPHRHAHGVQSVSAHRPPQGAASPMSKQAEIPGIAAVIAVASGKGGVGKSTTALNLALGLRDLGLRVGLLDADIYGPSVPRLTGINEKPQLDDNRKMIPIQRFGLAIMSIGFLVEEDTAMIWRGPMVMSAITQMLRDVAWGTLDILVVDMPPGTGDAQLTLAQNVPLKGAVIISTPQDLSLIDARRGLAMFKKVNVPVLGIVENMSYFQCPECGTRSDIFGHGGARHEAERLGVPFLGEIPLHMSIRTTSDDGNPVVASEPDGPHAAIYRAIGTKVRDQLQGVIAAA, via the coding sequence GTGAGCGTGACGCAGCAACAGGTTCTCGATTCCCTTAGCCGGGTGGCGTCGCCGCGTGGCGTGCCCTTGACCAATGCCAACGTGCTGTCGGCGATCTCGGTCACCGACGGCAAGGTGTTCTTCTCCATCAATGTCGACGCCGCGGAAGCCCGCGCCTGGGAAAGCGTGCGCGCGCAGGCCGAAGCTGCCGTGCGCGCGCTTCCCGGCGTCACTGCCGCGATGATCGCGCTGACGGCCGAGCGCAAGCCCGGCTCGCCACCACCCGCGCCTGCGCCGCATCGGCACGCGCACGGCGTGCAATCGGTTTCCGCCCACCGTCCGCCGCAAGGCGCGGCGTCGCCGATGTCGAAACAGGCGGAGATCCCTGGCATTGCCGCCGTCATCGCGGTGGCCTCGGGCAAGGGCGGCGTCGGCAAGTCGACCACCGCGCTCAACCTGGCGCTGGGTCTGCGCGATCTCGGCCTGCGTGTCGGCCTGCTCGATGCCGACATTTACGGCCCGTCGGTGCCGCGGCTAACCGGCATCAATGAGAAGCCGCAACTCGATGACAACAGGAAGATGATTCCGATCCAGCGTTTTGGCCTTGCCATCATGTCGATCGGCTTTCTGGTCGAGGAAGACACCGCGATGATCTGGCGCGGGCCGATGGTGATGTCGGCGATTACCCAGATGCTGCGCGACGTGGCATGGGGCACGCTCGATATTCTGGTCGTCGACATGCCGCCCGGCACGGGCGATGCGCAATTGACGTTGGCGCAGAATGTGCCGCTGAAGGGAGCGGTGATCATCTCGACCCCGCAGGATCTCTCGCTGATCGACGCGCGGCGAGGGCTCGCGATGTTCAAGAAGGTCAACGTGCCGGTGCTCGGCATCGTCGAGAACATGAGCTACTTCCAGTGCCCCGAGTGCGGCACGCGCTCGGACATTTTCGGTCATGGCGGCGCGCGGCATGAAGCGGAACGGCTGGGTGTCCCGTTTCTGGGCGAGATCCCGCTGCACATGTCGATCAGGACCACCTCCGATGACGGTAACCCGGTGGTGGCGAGCGAGCCGGACGGTCCGCATGCCGCGATCTACCGGGCCATCGGGACCAAGGTTCGCGACCAGCTTCAGGGCGTCATCGCCGCGGCGTAG
- a CDS encoding MarR family winged helix-turn-helix transcriptional regulator encodes MYRLTNSFPYLLNRVGVQMGELFSRRIAGYGVTLPMYRVMAALWETGDQRLGDLAAMTTIEISTLSRLVGEMKRRGLVTRARLKDNGRTVAINLTPKGRTLVEELIPIAIHFEEVAVRDFPSKNISDLKTILAEIYESLKSLEPEIEEANKARKAAKSKG; translated from the coding sequence TTGTACAGGCTGACAAATTCCTTTCCCTACCTGCTCAACCGCGTCGGCGTGCAGATGGGCGAGCTGTTTTCCAGGCGCATTGCCGGCTACGGCGTGACCCTGCCGATGTATCGTGTCATGGCCGCGCTTTGGGAAACCGGCGATCAGCGGCTCGGCGATCTCGCCGCGATGACGACGATCGAGATATCGACGTTGTCGCGGCTGGTGGGTGAGATGAAACGGCGTGGCCTCGTCACGCGCGCGCGGCTGAAGGACAACGGCCGCACCGTTGCGATCAACCTCACGCCGAAGGGGCGGACACTGGTCGAAGAGTTGATCCCGATCGCCATCCACTTCGAGGAGGTTGCGGTGCGCGATTTTCCGTCGAAGAACATTTCGGACCTGAAGACAATTCTGGCAGAGATCTACGAGAGCCTGAAATCGCTCGAACCCGAGATCGAGGAAGCGAACAAGGCGCGCAAGGCGGCAAAGTCAAAAGGCTGA
- a CDS encoding sensor histidine kinase, giving the protein MSNPAEKPEVVQLPAEAPAGPPVNTRRVAAQRVREARDRLTSSSGTRPAFDTELLRQYAQTRVSASFVVMLLVVATGVLFGLWKYAVPAAIWTVGMLCIHAAIIRNCWRFLREKPSLAATRKWQTRFVLLDLLYGLSWTAILLHPAGLDTVSNTMMMFLMLLVIAVSSMLAATLPIAAMAATAPVTAAIALNFVLSGTFDNYALALLAVAAEAYFALLAHQLHSTTLATLEARAEKDALIGELEQAKAISDEARHRAESANVAKSRFLAQMSHELRTPLNAILGFSEVMKSEIFGAHAVAVYKEYSADIHNSGVHLLNLINEILDLSRIEAGRYELNEEAVSLLHVVADCHHLLKLRATSRGITIHEVFEHGMPRIWGDERATRQIVLNLLSNSIKFTPQGGDIWLKVGWTASGGQYLSVKDTGSGIAEDEIPIVLASFGQGSNSIKSAEQGAGLGLPIAKSLIDMHGGTFTLKSKLRIGTEVIVTFPPERVMSALAPMAEEAPPLQPEPTVTAVADDKRRARHKPIMSAGTGL; this is encoded by the coding sequence ATGAGTAACCCCGCAGAAAAGCCTGAGGTTGTCCAGCTTCCGGCAGAAGCGCCCGCCGGACCGCCGGTCAACACCCGGCGCGTGGCGGCGCAGCGGGTACGCGAGGCGCGGGATCGGTTAACGTCATCAAGCGGAACCCGCCCGGCGTTCGATACCGAATTGCTCCGGCAATATGCCCAGACCCGGGTATCGGCCTCCTTTGTCGTCATGCTGCTGGTGGTTGCGACCGGCGTGCTGTTCGGCCTCTGGAAGTACGCCGTGCCGGCCGCGATCTGGACCGTCGGCATGCTCTGCATCCATGCCGCCATCATTCGCAATTGCTGGCGCTTCCTCCGCGAGAAGCCCTCGCTCGCGGCGACGCGCAAGTGGCAGACCCGGTTCGTGCTGCTCGACCTGCTCTACGGCCTGTCCTGGACCGCGATCCTGCTGCATCCGGCCGGTCTCGATACCGTCTCGAACACGATGATGATGTTCCTGATGCTGCTGGTGATCGCGGTGTCGAGCATGCTGGCGGCGACGCTCCCCATTGCGGCGATGGCGGCGACCGCACCGGTGACGGCAGCGATCGCGCTCAATTTCGTGCTGAGCGGAACCTTCGACAATTACGCGCTTGCGCTGCTTGCGGTTGCCGCCGAAGCCTATTTCGCCCTGCTCGCCCATCAACTCCATTCGACCACGCTGGCGACCCTGGAAGCGCGCGCCGAAAAGGACGCGCTGATCGGCGAGCTCGAACAGGCCAAGGCGATCTCGGACGAAGCGCGGCACCGCGCCGAATCCGCCAACGTCGCCAAGTCGCGCTTTCTGGCGCAGATGAGCCATGAGCTGCGCACGCCGCTGAACGCGATCCTCGGCTTCTCCGAGGTGATGAAGAGCGAAATTTTCGGCGCGCATGCGGTGGCGGTGTACAAGGAATATTCCGCCGACATCCATAATTCGGGCGTTCACCTGCTCAATCTCATCAACGAGATTCTCGATCTGTCGCGGATCGAGGCCGGCCGCTACGAACTGAATGAGGAAGCGGTGTCGCTGCTGCACGTCGTTGCCGACTGCCACCATCTCTTGAAGCTGCGCGCGACCAGCCGCGGCATCACCATCCACGAGGTGTTCGAGCACGGCATGCCCAGGATCTGGGGCGACGAACGCGCTACGCGCCAGATCGTGCTCAACCTGTTGTCCAACTCGATCAAGTTCACCCCGCAAGGCGGCGATATCTGGCTCAAGGTCGGCTGGACCGCTTCCGGCGGGCAATATCTGAGCGTCAAGGATACCGGATCCGGCATTGCCGAGGACGAGATCCCGATCGTGCTGGCCTCGTTCGGCCAGGGCTCCAACTCGATCAAGTCCGCCGAACAGGGCGCGGGGCTGGGCCTTCCAATCGCAAAGAGCCTGATCGATATGCATGGCGGCACCTTCACGCTGAAATCGAAATTGCGCATCGGCACCGAAGTCATCGTCACCTTCCCGCCGGAACGCGTGATGAGCGCGCTGGCGCCGATGGCCGAGGAGGCCCCGCCGCTGCAGCCGGAGCCCACCGTCACAGCGGTCGCCGACGACAAGCGGCGGGCGCGCCACAAACCGATCATGAGTGCAGGAACCGGGTTGTAG
- a CDS encoding TRAP transporter substrate-binding protein, translated as MKRRDFLKVSAAGAAATAVASPAIAQSSPEIKWRLTSSFPKSLDTIYGGAEQVSKYVAEMTDNKFQIQVFAAGEVVPGLQALDATSNNTVEMCHTVSYYYVGKDPTFAIFASVPFGLNARQANSWWYQGGGEALGNEFFKKFGVIGFACGNTGAQMGGWFRKEIKTVADLSGLKMRIGGIAGQVFQKVGVVPQQLAGGDIYPALEKGTIDAAEWVGPYDDEKLGFAKVAKYYYYPGFWEGGPMIHAFCNLEKWNSLPKNYQAILTNACAHSNTWMNARYDMQNPTALKRLVAGGTQLRPFTNEVLEACLKSTNELWAEISGKNADFKKSIDAMQAYRSDQYLWWQVAEYTYDSFMIRSRTRG; from the coding sequence ATGAAGCGTCGTGATTTTTTGAAGGTTTCAGCGGCCGGTGCTGCCGCGACAGCCGTTGCCTCGCCGGCGATCGCGCAATCGTCGCCTGAGATCAAATGGCGCCTGACGTCGAGCTTCCCGAAATCTCTCGACACCATCTATGGCGGCGCTGAACAGGTGTCGAAATACGTCGCCGAGATGACCGATAACAAGTTTCAGATTCAGGTGTTCGCGGCCGGCGAAGTCGTTCCGGGTCTGCAGGCGCTCGATGCGACCTCCAACAACACCGTCGAGATGTGTCACACCGTCTCGTATTACTACGTCGGCAAGGACCCGACCTTTGCGATCTTTGCCTCGGTCCCGTTCGGCCTCAACGCGCGCCAGGCCAACTCCTGGTGGTATCAGGGCGGCGGCGAGGCACTCGGCAACGAGTTCTTCAAGAAGTTCGGCGTGATCGGCTTCGCCTGCGGCAATACCGGCGCGCAGATGGGCGGCTGGTTCCGCAAGGAGATCAAGACGGTTGCCGATCTCTCGGGCCTCAAGATGCGCATCGGCGGCATCGCCGGACAGGTCTTTCAAAAGGTCGGCGTGGTGCCGCAGCAGCTCGCCGGCGGCGACATCTACCCGGCGCTCGAAAAGGGCACCATCGACGCGGCCGAGTGGGTCGGCCCCTACGACGACGAGAAGCTGGGTTTCGCGAAGGTCGCGAAGTACTACTACTACCCGGGCTTCTGGGAAGGCGGCCCGATGATCCACGCCTTCTGCAATCTCGAGAAGTGGAATTCGCTGCCGAAGAACTACCAGGCGATCCTGACCAACGCGTGCGCCCACTCCAATACCTGGATGAACGCACGTTACGACATGCAGAACCCGACCGCGCTGAAGCGCCTGGTGGCCGGCGGCACGCAGCTTCGTCCCTTCACCAATGAAGTGCTGGAAGCCTGCCTGAAGTCGACCAACGAGCTGTGGGCCGAGATCTCCGGCAAGAACGCCGACTTCAAGAAGTCGATCGACGCGATGCAGGCCTACCGCTCCGACCAGTATCTGTGGTGGCAGGTTGCCGAATACACCTATGACAGCTTCATGATCCGCTCGCGCACCCGCGGCTGA
- a CDS encoding TRAP transporter substrate-binding protein, with the protein MKRRDFLKVTGIGAAGAATLAAPAIAQSMPELKWRVTASWPKSLDTLWGGVELMAKLVGEATDNKFQIQAFAGGEIVPGLQVLDAVQNGTVEMGHTASYYYFGKDPTFAFGTAVPFGPNQRLNQAWYMLGGGKELLNQFYKGYNVTSFLAGNTGCQMGGWFRKEINTVDDLKGLKMRIGGFAGRVMQKLGVVPQQLAGGDIYPALEKGTIDAAEWVGPYDDEKLGFNKVAPHYYYPGWWEGGPMLLGLVNLDKWNSLPKAYQSAIEQAGQAANSWMMAKYDQGNPAALKKLLAGGTKLHSFSPPIMQACLKATKELYAETASANPNFKKVLESMNSFTANGYQWFQVAELGYDSFMARNPQG; encoded by the coding sequence ATGAAAAGAAGAGATTTTCTTAAAGTTACTGGTATTGGCGCGGCTGGCGCTGCAACTCTGGCGGCTCCCGCCATCGCTCAATCGATGCCGGAGCTCAAATGGCGCGTGACGGCTAGTTGGCCCAAGTCGCTCGACACGCTTTGGGGCGGGGTCGAGCTGATGGCCAAGCTCGTTGGCGAAGCCACCGACAACAAATTCCAGATCCAGGCCTTCGCCGGCGGCGAAATCGTTCCCGGCCTGCAGGTGCTCGATGCCGTGCAGAACGGCACCGTCGAGATGGGCCATACGGCGTCCTACTATTATTTCGGCAAGGACCCGACGTTTGCTTTTGGAACCGCCGTGCCGTTCGGCCCCAACCAGCGTCTCAACCAGGCCTGGTACATGCTCGGCGGCGGCAAGGAGCTGCTCAACCAGTTCTACAAGGGCTACAACGTCACCTCGTTTCTGGCCGGTAACACCGGCTGCCAGATGGGCGGCTGGTTCCGAAAGGAAATCAACACCGTCGACGATCTGAAGGGGCTGAAGATGCGCATCGGCGGCTTTGCGGGCCGCGTGATGCAGAAGCTCGGCGTCGTGCCGCAGCAGCTTGCCGGTGGCGACATCTATCCCGCGCTCGAAAAGGGCACGATCGATGCGGCGGAATGGGTCGGGCCCTATGACGACGAGAAGCTCGGCTTCAACAAGGTCGCGCCGCATTATTACTATCCCGGCTGGTGGGAGGGCGGACCGATGCTGCTCGGGCTCGTCAACCTGGATAAATGGAATTCGCTGCCGAAGGCCTATCAAAGCGCCATCGAGCAGGCGGGCCAGGCTGCCAATAGCTGGATGATGGCCAAATACGACCAGGGCAACCCGGCGGCGCTGAAGAAGCTGTTGGCGGGCGGCACCAAGCTGCACAGCTTCTCGCCGCCGATCATGCAGGCCTGCCTGAAAGCGACGAAAGAACTGTACGCGGAGACGGCGTCGGCCAATCCGAACTTCAAGAAGGTGCTGGAATCGATGAACTCGTTCACGGCCAACGGATATCAGTGGTTCCAGGTCGCCGAGCTCGGTTACGACAGCTTCATGGCGCGCAATCCGCAAGGTTGA
- a CDS encoding NAD(P)-dependent oxidoreductase: MAKVAFLGLGVMGFPMAGHLVKKGGHEVTVYNRTGAKAKEWADKFGGRTAPTPKAAAEGQDFVMCCVGNDNDLRAVTIGADGAFAGMKKGGIFVDHTTASAEVARELDAAAIKAGFKFIDAPVSGGQAGAENAVLTVMCGGKEDAYAAAEPIIAGSYARMCKLLGPAGAGQLTKMVNQICIAGLVQGLSEGIHFAKKSGLDVAAVIETISKGAAQSWQMENRYKAMNEGKFDFGFAVEWMRKDLSICITEARRNGANLPVTALVDQFYAEVEKMGGKRWDTSSLMARLER; the protein is encoded by the coding sequence ATGGCTAAAGTCGCTTTTCTCGGTCTCGGCGTGATGGGTTTCCCCATGGCAGGACATCTGGTGAAAAAAGGCGGCCACGAGGTGACCGTGTACAACCGGACCGGCGCCAAGGCGAAGGAATGGGCGGACAAATTCGGCGGGCGCACCGCGCCGACGCCGAAGGCCGCGGCCGAAGGTCAGGATTTCGTGATGTGCTGCGTCGGCAACGACAATGATCTGCGCGCCGTCACGATCGGCGCTGATGGCGCCTTCGCCGGGATGAAAAAGGGCGGAATCTTCGTCGATCACACCACCGCCTCCGCCGAGGTTGCCCGCGAGCTCGACGCCGCCGCCATCAAGGCGGGCTTCAAGTTCATCGACGCGCCGGTGTCCGGCGGCCAGGCGGGTGCGGAAAACGCCGTGCTGACGGTGATGTGCGGCGGCAAGGAAGATGCCTATGCTGCTGCCGAGCCGATCATCGCCGGCTCCTACGCGCGGATGTGCAAGCTTCTCGGGCCCGCCGGCGCCGGCCAGCTCACCAAGATGGTCAACCAGATCTGCATCGCCGGTCTTGTCCAGGGCCTATCCGAGGGCATTCATTTCGCAAAGAAGTCGGGGCTGGACGTTGCGGCCGTGATCGAGACCATCTCCAAGGGGGCAGCGCAGTCCTGGCAGATGGAGAACCGCTACAAGGCCATGAACGAAGGCAAGTTCGATTTCGGCTTTGCGGTCGAATGGATGCGCAAGGACCTTTCGATCTGCATCACAGAAGCCCGCCGCAACGGCGCCAACCTGCCGGTGACCGCTCTGGTCGACCAGTTCTACGCCGAGGTCGAGAAGATGGGCGGCAAGCGCTGGGATACGTCGAGCCTGATGGCCCGGCTGGAGCGGTGA
- a CDS encoding TRAP transporter large permease, translating to MITLEMMPPLMFGGLILAMLIGFPVAFTLASLGLSFGFLSIYLGFFDMNFLQAIPGRIFGGVLSNELLLAIPFFTFMGSVLERCGLAEDMLDSMGQLFGPVRGGLGYSVIIVGFILGAITGTVAAQVIAMALISMPVMLRYGYNVRYITGVLAASGTITQLVPPSLVLIVMADQLGKSVGDMYLGAWGPSLLQIALFAGYTFVLSIFLPHHVPAVPRDALTLRGWPLWRKCLMGIIPSAVLIFVVLGTMMMGLATPTEAGAMGAIGAIVLAAIHHKDLSSKGHKMLLVGIAATGIGVIVGILVGEGKLLKLTFAVLYLAVVWLCLEAVRIPDLRDLIKQGYQSTMRLSTMVVFILIGSTCFSVVFLGVNGGVWLEHHLTSIPGGVWGFLIFINLFIFFLAFFLDFFEIAFIILPMVAPIAQKVLAPVVGPDAALIWFGVMLCVNMQTSFLHPPFGFALFYLRGVAPKEVKSSDIYWGALPWIGLQAIMVAIVIAFPVVVTALLDKPLDVDLSKVRIEVPQIELPPLDFGGPKQ from the coding sequence ATGATCACGCTGGAGATGATGCCGCCGCTGATGTTCGGCGGCTTGATTCTGGCCATGCTGATCGGCTTTCCGGTGGCCTTCACGCTGGCCTCGCTCGGGCTGTCGTTCGGGTTCCTGTCGATCTATCTCGGCTTCTTCGACATGAACTTCCTGCAGGCCATTCCGGGCCGCATTTTCGGCGGCGTGCTTTCCAACGAATTGCTGCTCGCGATTCCCTTCTTCACATTCATGGGCTCTGTCCTCGAGCGGTGCGGTCTCGCTGAAGACATGCTGGATTCGATGGGCCAGTTGTTCGGCCCGGTCCGCGGCGGCCTCGGCTATTCCGTCATCATCGTCGGCTTCATCCTCGGCGCGATCACCGGCACGGTGGCGGCGCAGGTCATCGCCATGGCGCTGATCTCGATGCCGGTGATGCTCCGCTACGGCTACAATGTGCGCTACATCACCGGCGTGCTCGCCGCGTCCGGCACCATTACCCAGCTGGTGCCCCCCTCGCTGGTGCTGATCGTGATGGCCGACCAGCTCGGCAAGTCGGTCGGCGACATGTATCTCGGCGCCTGGGGCCCCTCGCTCCTGCAGATCGCGCTGTTCGCCGGCTACACGTTCGTTCTGAGTATCTTCCTGCCCCATCACGTCCCGGCCGTCCCCAGGGATGCGCTGACGCTGCGGGGCTGGCCGCTCTGGCGCAAATGCCTGATGGGCATCATTCCCTCCGCTGTGCTGATCTTCGTGGTGCTCGGCACCATGATGATGGGCCTGGCCACCCCCACGGAAGCCGGAGCAATGGGTGCCATCGGCGCCATCGTGCTCGCCGCGATCCATCACAAGGATCTGAGCAGCAAGGGCCACAAGATGCTGCTGGTCGGCATCGCCGCTACCGGCATCGGCGTGATCGTTGGAATTCTCGTCGGCGAAGGCAAACTGCTCAAGCTGACCTTCGCGGTGCTCTATCTCGCCGTCGTCTGGCTCTGTCTGGAAGCCGTCCGCATTCCGGACCTGCGCGACCTGATCAAGCAGGGCTACCAATCGACCATGCGCCTCTCCACCATGGTGGTGTTCATCCTGATCGGCTCGACCTGCTTCTCGGTGGTATTCCTCGGCGTCAATGGCGGGGTCTGGCTCGAGCACCATCTGACTTCGATCCCGGGCGGCGTCTGGGGCTTCCTGATCTTCATCAACCTCTTCATCTTCTTCCTGGCGTTCTTCCTCGACTTCTTCGAGATCGCCTTCATCATCCTGCCGATGGTGGCGCCGATTGCGCAGAAGGTGCTGGCGCCGGTCGTCGGACCCGATGCCGCGCTGATCTGGTTCGGCGTCATGCTCTGCGTCAACATGCAGACCTCGTTCCTGCATCCGCCGTTCGGCTTTGCGCTGTTCTATTTGCGCGGCGTGGCGCCGAAGGAAGTGAAGAGCTCCGACATCTATTGGGGGGCGCTACCCTGGATCGGCCTGCAGGCGATCATGGTAGCGATCGTGATCGCTTTCCCGGTCGTGGTGACGGCGCTACTCGACAAGCCGCTCGACGTCGATCTCAGCAAGGTCAGGATCGAGGTGCCGCAGATCGAACTGCCACCGCTCGATTTCGGCGGACCGAAACAATAG
- a CDS encoding TIGR02281 family clan AA aspartic protease produces the protein MIRFMLVLAMLAATAGAVVAYGDPDQIARASNSVSKMLRQRSLEPAPAVQIARGKAGEFALHAKINGVKAPMVIDTGATSVVLTWETAKAIGLPIEMLEYNVDVETAGGHTKAARLTLDRLAVGQLVEKSVPALVVPRGQMKTNLLGMSFLDRLESWGVRADKVMLHGYPEVAGRSKRRAAAN, from the coding sequence GTGATCCGCTTCATGCTCGTTCTGGCGATGCTCGCCGCCACCGCCGGCGCCGTCGTGGCCTACGGCGATCCGGACCAGATCGCGCGCGCCAGCAATTCGGTATCGAAAATGCTGCGGCAACGCAGCCTGGAGCCGGCGCCCGCCGTGCAGATCGCGCGCGGCAAGGCCGGCGAATTCGCGCTTCATGCCAAGATCAACGGCGTCAAGGCGCCGATGGTGATCGACACCGGCGCAACGTCGGTGGTGCTGACCTGGGAGACGGCGAAGGCGATCGGCCTGCCGATCGAAATGCTCGAATACAATGTCGACGTCGAAACCGCCGGCGGTCACACCAAGGCGGCGCGGCTGACCCTCGATCGTCTCGCGGTAGGTCAACTCGTCGAGAAATCGGTTCCGGCGCTGGTCGTGCCGCGCGGCCAGATGAAGACCAACCTGCTCGGAATGAGTTTTCTGGACCGGCTGGAAAGCTGGGGCGTGCGGGCCGACAAGGTGATGCTGCACGGCTATCCCGAGGTGGCAGGCCGGAGCAAGCGCCGCGCGGCTGCGAACTAA
- a CDS encoding IS5 family transposase translates to MRPRERSETGEQDLFRSRLDQIIDMKHPLVTLGRTVDWGFLEERFGEVYTDDPGRPPLPTRLMAGLAILKHTYDLSDEVLCERWVENPYYQYFCGEEFFQHRLVFDRSSLTRWRNRMGEERLAALIQESLSVATRTKAIKPSELSRVIVDTTVQPKNVTFPTDARLLNRAREKLVRLAKRHGVALRQSYARVGKFALIQHQRYAHAKQFKRANRMLKKLRTCLGRVIRDIGRKIEGNGVLEMAFAKLLALARRVREQKQHQRGPKVYSLHAPEVECIGKGKAHRPYEFGVKVSVATTIGHAKGGQFVTHVKSLPGNPYDGHTLANVIPDMEALIGNIIARLLADKGYRGHNAPPDYKFRVFLSGQKRGVTPKIKRELRRRAAVEPVIGHLKAEHRMGRNYLWFRRGDAANAVLAAAGYNFRRLIRWLRLLLRLFLTTLFLSPLNNPA, encoded by the coding sequence ATGCGACCACGGGAGCGGAGCGAGACGGGAGAACAGGACCTTTTCCGCTCCCGGCTTGATCAGATCATCGACATGAAGCATCCGCTGGTGACGCTGGGGCGGACGGTGGATTGGGGGTTCCTGGAGGAGCGGTTCGGCGAGGTTTACACCGATGATCCCGGCCGGCCACCGCTGCCGACGCGCCTGATGGCGGGGCTGGCGATCCTCAAGCACACCTACGACCTGTCCGACGAGGTGCTGTGCGAGCGGTGGGTCGAGAACCCCTATTACCAATACTTCTGCGGCGAAGAGTTCTTCCAGCACCGGCTGGTGTTCGATCGCTCGTCGCTGACGCGCTGGCGCAACCGGATGGGCGAGGAGCGGCTGGCTGCGCTAATCCAGGAGAGCCTGTCGGTTGCCACCAGGACCAAGGCGATCAAGCCGTCCGAGCTGTCGCGGGTGATCGTCGACACCACGGTTCAGCCCAAGAACGTGACGTTCCCCACCGATGCGAGGCTTCTGAACCGGGCGCGCGAGAAGCTGGTGCGGCTGGCGAAGCGTCACGGGGTGGCTTTGCGCCAGTCCTATGCGCGGGTGGGCAAGTTCGCCCTGATCCAGCATCAGCGCTATGCCCACGCCAAGCAGTTCAAGCGCGCCAACAGGATGCTCAAGAAGCTGCGCACCTGTCTCGGCCGCGTGATCCGCGACATTGGCCGCAAGATCGAGGGTAACGGCGTGCTCGAAATGGCGTTCGCAAAGCTGCTGGCGCTGGCGCGTCGCGTGCGCGAGCAGAAGCAGCATCAGCGCGGACCGAAGGTCTATTCCCTGCACGCGCCGGAGGTCGAATGCATCGGCAAAGGCAAGGCTCATCGGCCTTACGAGTTCGGCGTCAAAGTCTCCGTCGCCACCACGATCGGCCACGCCAAGGGTGGCCAGTTCGTCACCCATGTGAAGTCGCTGCCCGGCAATCCCTATGACGGCCATACGCTGGCAAACGTGATCCCGGACATGGAGGCGCTCATCGGCAACATCATCGCGCGCCTCCTCGCCGACAAGGGATACCGCGGCCACAATGCGCCACCCGATTACAAGTTCAGGGTCTTCCTCTCCGGCCAGAAGCGAGGGGTGACGCCGAAGATCAAGCGCGAACTGCGCCGCAGGGCCGCAGTCGAACCCGTCATCGGCCATCTCAAAGCCGAGCACCGCATGGGCCGCAATTATCTCTGGTTCCGTCGCGGCGACGCCGCCAACGCCGTCCTCGCCGCCGCCGGCTACAACTTCCGCCGTCTCATCCGCTGGCTCAGGCTCTTGCTGCGCCTGTTCCTGACCACACTCTTCCTCAGCCCGCTGAATAATCCGGCGTGA